TTAAAGACTGATGCTGTCAAGGTTAAAACTGATAATGGAGAGATCATTAAAAAATCTGCAGAGGAGATAGAGCCTGGCGATCGACTGGTGATCGGAGCTGGCGATAAGATTCCTGTAGATGGCAGGATAATTGAAGGCCAGTCAGCTTTAAATACATCGGCTTTAACCGGGGAGTCTGAGCTGAGAAATGTTGGTCCTGGTGATGCTGTGCAATCCGGGATGGTTAATAGCAGTGGTTCTTTAATTGTCGAGGCTGAGAAATTATATAAGGATTCGGCAGTGGCCAGGATTATCAAGCTGGTTGAAGAGGCCACTGGCAGGAAGTCGAAGACTGAAAAGTTTATCACTAAATTTGCCAGGTATTATACACCTGTTGTTGTTCTGCTGGCCTTGCTGGTTGCCATTGTGCCTCCGCTTTTAGGGGTTGGAACCTTTAGCACCTGGGTTTACAGGGCTTTGATCTTCCTTGTGATTTCATGTCCCTGTGCGCTGGTTATTTCAATTCCATTGAGCTTCTTTGCCGGAATAGGTGTTTCTGCCCGTCAGGGAATTTTAGTTCAGGGCAGTAATTTCCTTGAGGCTCTGGCAGATATTAAATCTGTGATTTATGATAAGACAGGTACTCTGACTGAGGGAAAATTTAAGCTTGCTAATGTTGAATTATATAATGATTTTTCGGAGAAAGAGGTTTTAAGGGCTGCAATTTCAGCTGAACAGTATTCCAATCATGCCCTGGCTGAAGCCCTCCAGAATGAGAAGGAGCGCTTGGATAGGCTTTATGATGTCCAGGAGACTACTGAATTTCCTGGCAAGGGGCTTGAGGCTGTAATCGATGATCAACTTATCTGGATTGGCAGTAGAGGCTGGCTTGAAGAGGAGAAAGGTTTGAGTTTTTCAGAGAATGATAATGGTGGTGCCGAGGTTTTACTGGCTATTGATGAAAAACCGGCGGCTTTATTTAATTTTAAGGATCGGCTAAAGCCTGGTATTAAAGAAATTGTTAGAAATTTAAAGGCTAAAGGTCTTGAACAGGCTATTTTAAGTGGTGATAGACAGCAGGAGGTTGCTGAAGTTGCCGGGCAGCTAGGGATATCCTATTATTCTGAATTATTACCAGAGGATAAGTTATCGATTTTAGAGGATATTAAATCCGGCCAGTCTAAAAAGGAGAAGCTGGCCTATCTTGGAGATGGGATTAATGATGCCCCTGCCCTGGCCAGATCTGATATAGGAATTGCCATGGGTGCTTTAGGAACTGATGTTGCTATTGATTCAGCAGATGTTGTGATTATGGACGATAGCTTAAGTAAGTTGCTTTCTGCTATCGATATTGCAGATAGAACCAGGCGGCTTGTCTGGCAGAATATTATTATGGCTCTAGGGGTTAAGGTCGTATTTATGGTGCTGGGCTCGCTGGGACTGGCCGGTCTCTGGGCGGCAGTCTTTGCAGATGTTGGTGTGGCACTGCTGGCAGTTTTTAATTCATTGAGGATTTTATGGGATTATCGCCTGGCTGAGTAATTGGCCTTATTATAATGATTGGAGGATATTAATTATGGCTTCAGATTTAAAGGAAAAATCAGAGAGTTGTCTGACATGTGAGGTTTTTAATCCCCATGAGATGATTATTGAGCTGTTAAAGAAAAAGGAGCTGGATGAGGATGTCTACCAGCGGCTTTCAGATATTTTTAAGGCCCTTTCTGACCCGACCAGGCTAAAAATAATTAATGCCTTAAGGGTTAAGGAGCTCTGTGTATGTGATATTCAGGAGGCTGTTGGTCTTAGCACCTCGGCAGTATCCCATCAGCTCAGAATTTTGCGGAACCTTGATCTGGTTAAATACAGGAAGGAAGGTCGCCAGGCTATTTATTCCCTGGCTGATGAGCATGTGCTGGCCCTTTTCAGTCAGGGGCTTGAGCATGTACTTGAATCGATTCCTGAGAAAAAATAAATTTATTTTCTTCAATGCACCAGGCGGTTATAGACATTTATAACTGCTTATGATACTATTAAAGTTTGAATATTAAATTCAGCTTTGAATTAGAATTTATGGGGATAGAATATTTTTGTTAATCTGGTGAAGGTTTTGGATAGAATATGGTGCCGGGATGGGTCTGAGCCGGAGCAATTCCGGAGGATTCCCGGAGCAATCCCGGAGGAGTCCCGGAGCAGACCTGGAGCACTCCTGGAGAATAACTGGAATACTTCTATGAAAAAGCTGAGAAGTTCTATACCGTATCTATACCGTAAATGAACCGAATCTATATCGAATCTATACCGAATCTAAACCGAATCTAAACCGAAGCCAGACCGAAGAACGAGCGTATTTAGACCGAATTTAAGTTATATGAGATCTGGATTAATTTAATAGAATTTATGGTCCTGATTGGTATTAAAATGCCAGTCAGGATTTTTTTATTCTGCAGATAGTAATTCTGCTAACTGATTTATAGTTCTAATATACCAGGTTCAGGCCAGGTTTAGGGTAAATAGTTGATTTTATCTAAAAAAAAGGGGAGAGGTATAAATATTCAAAGCATTTTTGGAGGAGATAGAGTAAAAAACTAGAATAGTATTATCAGGGCATATTATTTTCAATTAGTTGCTGAGGAGGTAGTTTATGAGAATAAAAGATCATCCTGTCCTGGAGTTTGACCGGGGTCAAGAGATTAAGTTTACTTTTAATGGAGAAGAAATTAGGGCGTATGAAGGTGAGACGATTGCTGCAGCTCTTCATGCTGCAGGGGTTAAGGAGTTATCTAAAAGTCTCCGCCATGATCGACCGAGAGGTTTATTCTGTGCCATCGGTAATTGTTCTTCCTGCTTTATGGAGGTTGATGGCAGGGCTAATGTTAAGACCTGTGTAACTGAGGTTGAAGAGGGTATGGAAGTTAATACCCAGCAGGGAAAGGGGGAACTCAGTGGATAGGATTGAACTGGCTGTTGTTGGAGGAGGTCCCGCTGGTCTGGCAGCTGCTAATAAAGCAGCAGAATTAGGTTTAGAGAAAATAGTTTTATTTGAGAGAGATAATTTTTTAGGGGGTCAATTAGTTAAACAGACCCATCAATTTTTTGGTTCAAAGGACCAATATGCAGGTACCAGAGGAGTAGATATTGCAGATGAACTGACAGAAAAGGTTCACAGTGAGGCTGGAATTGAGGTTAAGACTGGAGCTGTTGTTCAGGCTTATTATGAAGATGGTGTTATTGGCTATTTAGAAAATGAGAGGTTCCAGAAGGTAAAGCCTGAAAAGACGATAATTGCGACTGGAGCTGCTGAGAAGATGCTTTCATTTCCTAATAATGATCTGCCTGGTATTTATGGGGCAGGGGCAGTTCAGACTCTGATGAATCAGTATGGAATCTTGCCTGGCCAGGAGATTTTAATGATCGGGGCAGGAAATATTGGCCTGATTGTTACCTATCAGTTATTGCAGGCCGGTGTTAAGGTTAAGGCTGTTGTTGAGGCTACAGATAGGATTGGTGGCTATGCTGTCCATGCTACTAAGATCAGGCGGGCAGGGATTCCTATTTTGACAAAACATACGATTAAAGAGGCCAGAGGAGATTCAAAGGTTGAGGAGGCTGTTATCTGCCAGCTTGATGAAAACTGGAACATAATAGACGGAACAGAGGAGATTTTAGAAGTTGATACTATCTGCCTGGCTGTGGGACTTACGCCAAAGGTTGATCTGGCCCTGCAGGCTGGCTGTCAGATGGCCTATGTGCCTGAATTAGGCGGTGATGTTCCTGTCAGAGATGAAGACCTGGAGCTAACCGAGAGGAATATTTATATTGCCGGTGATGCCGGAGGAATTGAAGAGGCGACTGCTGCTATTTTAGAGGGCGAGCTGGCTGCTGTTAATGCTGTTAAGGCAATTGCTGGCAAGAGCTCTAAATTAGATGCTGCCTATGCAGATGTTAGCGAAAAGCTGGCTGATTTGCGGAGAGGACCGGTTGGAGAAGAGATCAGGTCTGGCTTAAAGAAAGCAAGAGGTGATGAAAATGCTGGAAGAGACAGGTATTCCCGACAGAGAAGATATTCAAAATAATCTGCCTGACGAGGAACGCTTAAAAGAGGGGCCGGTGGCTATCTTTGAATGCTATCAGGAGATTCCCTGTGATCCCTGTTATTATAGCTGCCCGTTAGGGGCGATTAAAGAGTTTGAAGATATTAATAATCTGCCAGAGCTTGATTCAGATAAATGTACTGGCTGTGCCCAGTGCGTGGCTAACTGCCCTGGCCTGGCTATCTTTGTTATTGATTATACCTATAGTGAAGATGAGGGTGTTATCAGGCTGCCCTATGAGTTCTCGCCGCTACCAGCTGTTGATGAGCAGGTGATTGCTCTGGATCATTCTGGAGAAGAGGTTGGAACTGGCAGGATTGTCAGGGTTGTGAATAATGAGAATCAGGATAAGACAGCTATTGTCTGGCTGGCAGTTGATAAGGATAAACTCTTAACTGTCAGGCATTTTAAGAGGATGGAGGAGTCTGCTGATGGATGAGAATAATATTATTATCTGCCGTTGTGAAGATCTTTCCCTGGCTGAACTCAGGGATGTAATTGAGGATGGCTATGAGACAATTGATGAGATCAAGCGGGTTATTAGACTTGGCATGGGGCCCTGCCGGGGAGGAACCTGTCTTCAGCTGATTGATCGGGTTCTGGCTGAATATCAGGGGACTGGTAGAGATGCAATCCAGCAGCCGACTAACAGGCCTCCTGTTGAGGGTATGAAGCTTAAGGAGATTGCAGGTGGTCTTGATGAAATCTAAAGCTGATGCTGTTATAATCGGTGGTGGAGTGATTGGGCTAGCAATAGCTTATAATCTTGCAAAAAAGGGCATGGACGATATTGTTGTTTTAGAACGGGAATATTTAGGCAGTGGAGCCACCGGCCGTTGTGGTGCCGGGATTCGCCAGCAATGGGGAACAGAGATGAACTGCCGGCTGGCCAGAAAGAGTATGGATATTTTTGAGAATATGAATGAACTTTTAGAGACCAAGATGGATATTGAGCTAAAACAGCAGGGTTATCTGCTGCTGGCTTTTTCTGATAAGGAGATGGAACAGTTTAGAAAGAACCTGGAATTGCAGGCAAGGGAGAATATTCCTTCCAGGGAGGTTACACCTGAAGAGGCTAAGGAGATTGTTCCTCATTTAAATATTGATGATGTTGCTGGCGGTACTTTCTGTCCGACTGATGGCCATGCCAATCCCTTTTTAGTTGTGAAGGCCTATGAAGATGCGGCCAGGAGGCTGGGAGTTGAGATAAATACTTTTACTGAAGCGATAGATATTACTAAAGAGGCTGGCAGAATTACAGGGGTCCAGACAGACAAGGGCTTTATTGCCACAGATAAGGTTGTTAATGCTGCCGGCGGGTATTCCTGTCAGATAGGTGAGATGGTGGGTCTTGATCTGCCTGTGAAGCCTGAACGCCATGAGATCCTTGTTACTGAGAGGGTTGAGCCCTTTCAGGGGCCGATGGTGATGTCTTTCTCTTATAATATTTACTGTCAGCAGACACCTGGAGGACCATTTTTAATGGGCTTTGGCGACCCTGATGAGCCGGCCAGTTTTAATCGTAAAAGCAGCTGGCATTTTTTAGAGGAGATGGCTAGAAAGACATATAAGCTTCTGCCACCATTAGGTGAGCTGAGGGTTGTCAGGCAGTGGGCAGGTTTATATAATATTACCCCTGACAGACAGCCAATAATAACTGAGTCTAAGGAGGTTCCAGGTTTCTATATGGCGATTGGATTTTCTGGCCATGGTTTTATGATAGCTCCAATGACAGGGATCTTAATGGCTGAGATGATCCTCGGTGAAGATTTGAGTCTGGATATTAATTTAGATCTTGAAAGGTTTGAGAAAGGTGATTTAATCTTAGAACCGTCTGTAGTTTAATTGCTGATTTATTTAGTTTTAAGGAGTTAGTTTATTTATTATTTTTTAAAAGGGGTGGAAATTATGAGCAATAGAATTCTTGGTTTAGAGAGGCCAGATAATGAGCCGATATATAATTATGAACCAGGTAGCAAGAGGAGAAAAGAGGTTAAGCGGCAGCTAAAGAAGATGAAGGAAGAGTTTTTAGAGATCCCTGTTGTAATTGGCGGGAAAGAGATAAAGACTGATAATACAGCTGAGATTAAATGTCCCCATGATCATAGCACTGTTTTAGGGCAGTATCATAAAGCAGATGAGGAGCTTGTTCAGCAGGCGATTGAAAATTCCATGGAAGCTAAGGCTGAATGGGCCAGTATGGACTGGGAGGATAGAGTTGCTATCTTTGATCGGGCGGCAGCTTTACTGGCTGGACCCTGGAGGGCAAAGATTAATGCAGCCACTATGTTAGCCCAGAGCAAGAATATTTTCCAGGCTGAGATTGATGCTGCCTGTGAGTTGATCGACTTTTTCCGGTTTAATAATTATTACTTAAGCCAGATCTATCAGGACCAGCCAGCTTCATCTGAGACTGAGATTAACAAGATGGAATACAGGCCTCTAGAGGGCTTTGTCTTTGCTGTTCCTCCATTTAACTTTACATCGATCGGCGGCAATCTTCCGTCGGCACCTGCAGTCTGTGGGAATACTGTTCTCTGGAAGCCGGCGTCTACTGCGGTTTATTCTAATTACCTGATTTTCAAGCTTTTAGAAGAGGCAGGGCTGCCAGCTGGTGTTATTAACTTTATTCCTGGTTCAGGTAGAGAGATCGGGCCAGAAGTTATTGCTGATTCCCGCCTGGCAGGCATTCACTTTACTGGCTCTACAGCTACTTTCCAGTATATGTGGGAAGAGGTTGGCAGAAATATTAAGAATTATGATAGCTATCCAAGAATTGTTGGCGAGACTGGAGGCAAGGACTTTGTCTTTGCCCATAAATCTGCTGATCCTGAAGCCTTAATCACAGCTTTAGTTAGAGGTGCCTTTGAGTATCAGGGCCAGAAATGTTCTGCAGCTTCAAGGGCTTATATTCCTCATGAACTCTGGGATGAGATCTCTGAAGACTTGATTCAGCAGGTTGAAGATTTAAAAGTTGGACCGGTGGAAGATTTCACTAACTTTATTAATGCAGTGATTGATCATAAAGCCTTTAAAGATATTACTGAATATATCGATCATGCCAGGGAATCGGCTGATGCCAAGATTCTGGCCGGTGGCGAGTATGATGATTCTAATGGGTTTTATATTGATCCGACGATTGTCCTGGCTGAAGAGCCTGATTATAAGACGATGGTAGAAGAGATATTTGGTCCTGTTTTAACAATTTATCTTTATGATTCTGAAGAATATGAAGAGACTTTAAAATTATGTGATAATACCTCTCCATATGGCCTGACTGGGGCTATCTTCAGTAAAGATAGAGAGGCTACTGTTAAGGCCAGAGAGACTCTGGTTCAGGCTGCCGGTAATTTCTATATCAATGATAAGCCGACTGGTGCAGTTGTTGGCAGGCAGCCATTTGGCGGAGCCAGGGCTTCTGGTACCAATGATAAAGCTGGAAGTAAATTGAACTTATATCGCTGGATTTCTCCAAGGACGATTAAAGAGAATTTAGTGCCACCAAAGGATTATAGCTATCCATTTATGGAAGATAAATAGGAATAATTGACTGGCCGGCCGGTGTGGCCGGCCAGATTTATACGTAAGGGGGGAGAGTCAGGATAATGGTTAATAATTTTGAAGGTAGAGAGTTAAATATTATTGAGGAGATTATCTTTTCTGAAAACCAGAGGCTCTCGTCTTTTAATTTTGATGATCCTGCCTATATTAAAGATTTAAAACTTGATGAGAGTCAGGCACTTGTTATTGAACTAAGGGACCCAGGTTCACTTGATTCTTTATCTGCAATTGGCCGGGAGGAATATTTGCGGCGCTGGCAGAGTGAGCTGAAGAAAAAATTAAATCAATTAATCCCAAATTATATCATGATTGCAGTTGATATTTTTAAGCTGGCGATATTTTTTGACCATAGAGCTGTAACTGAAAGTGATTTAATTAAAGGGATAGAGGCAATTGATGTAGCTGATAATTTTAGTGAGATAGATCTTATAGCTGGACTTGGCCAGAATTATAAGTCTGTTGAGGGGCTTTCAATCTCATATCAGGAGGCTGTTCAGGCTATAGATTATGCCAGGTTCTTTGCATTTAAGGTGGTCAGTTATCGCTCGATAATAACTGAAAAGATTGCCAGGTCTTTATATAATAATGAGAATGAGAGACTGATTTTGTCTTTAATTAGATCAGATAATTATCAGCAGGCCAAAAATGAGTTTTTTGCCTTAAAGGATAATTTATACCAGGAATGCTGGCCGGCAGAGATAAAGCTCAGAATTTATAATTTAATGAGCAGGATTAAATTGGAGATTTTAAAAGGGATTAATCTGGAAGAAAGGGATAAAGAAGAGCCAATTGAGTTAAGTTCACTCTTGAGGGTTTTAAATGGGAAGGAAGTTGACGAAATTATTGATGAATTCTGGCACTGGATCTTCCAGACTTTTAAGGAGCAGCTGGCATATCCATCCCTCAGGGAAGAGATTCAATCAGCCCTTGATTATATTAGAAAGAACTATCACAGGGAGATAAGTCTTGAGGAGATTGCCAGGCAGGTAGGGTTATCTAAATATTATTTTAGCCACTTATTTAGCAATGAGATTGGAGAAAATTTTTCAACTTACTTAAGTCAATACAGACTAAATAGGGCAAGTCAGTTATTACTGGAAAACAGAAGGGAAAATATATCTGAGATTGCCTATCAGGTCGGGTTTAATGACCCGAATTATTTTGCCAGGGCATTTAAAGAAAGGTTTAATATTTCTCCATCAAAATATAGAAGTAGCAATTAAATACTGCCAATCACAACATAATTAAGTTAATAACAAGATAGTCCTGAAGGTTATTTGTAATAATTGTGGAAATAGTCTAATAATAAAATAGAGATTTTTTGGTTACTAATTATAACATAAGCTTAAAAAAGGAGCTGATTTCGGTGGCCCGAAAGGGAAAGGTTAAAATTGCCAGGCCAGATTGGTGCAAAACCTGTGGAATCTGTATTGAAGTCTGTCCAGTGGAGGTTTTGGAATTAGGGAATACTAGAATTCAGATAGCTCATTTAGAGAACTGTATAGGTTGCGAAAACTGTGAATTAAGTTGTCCTGATTTTGTCTTAAAGGTGGTGGAAGATAATGAGTAAATCTATAACTTTATTGCTCCAGGGAGATGAAGCTGTTGTTGAAGGTGGAATGGCAGCAGGTGCTGATTTTTTTGCCGGATATCCGATTACTCCTGCCTCTGAAATTGCAGAGGGCTTTGCAGAGCAATTGCCTGAAAAAGGCGGTAAGTTTATTCAAATGGAAGATGAGATAGCTGGAATGGGTTGTATTGTTGGGGCTTCACTGGCTGGAGCCAAGGCAATAACAGCGACCAGTGGACCAGGATTTTCGTTGAAACAGGAGAATCTAGGATTTGCGATTATGGTTGAAGCTCCCTGTGTTGTTGTTAATGTTCAGAGGGTTGGTCCCTCAACCGGTCTGCCGACCTCGCCTTCACAGGGTGATATTATGCAGGCTAAATGGGGAACCCATGGAGACCATCCGATTATTGCATTATCGCCATCTTCGGTTTCGGAGACCTTTGATCTGACTGTGACCGCTTTTAATTTAGCTGAAAAATATAGAATACCTGTTATTTTGCTTTTAGATGAGATAGTTGGCCATATGCGGGAAAAGATTACTATTCCTCCTGCTGATGAACTTGAGATTGTCAATAGAAAGAAGCCTAAGCCAGAGGATAATGATAATTTTTATCCCTATGAAGAAACTGAGGATTTAATACCTCCGATGCCTGATTATGGGACAGGTTTTAAGTATCATTCAACCGGTCTTTTTCATGATAAAACAGGATTTCCAAGGGGTAAGACTGAAGATGCCAGGAAATTGATGGATAGATTGATGGGTAAAATCAATAATAATTTAGATGATATTATTCATCTTGAAGAGGATTTAAATGGCGATGAAGATGTTGTTGTTCTAGCCTATGGTTCAACTGTCCGTTCGGCAATCAGTGCAGTTAACCAGGTTAGAGAGGATGGAGTAAAAGCAGGCTGGGTTAAATTGAAGACTATCTGGCCATTTGCTGATGATTATGTTCGAGAACTGGCAGAAAAGGTGGATAGAATTATTGTGCCTGAATTAAATATGGGACAATTGATTGGAGAAGTTAAAAGAGTGGCAGCTGGCAAAGCTGAGGTTACCGGTATTAACCGCTATGACGGTACACTGATTACACCGGCCGATGTAGTTGCTGAAATAAAGGGGGCTCTCTAAATGGATGTAAATATAGATAAATATTTAAGACAGGATAAGTTGCCCCATATCTGGTGTCCAGGTTGCGGGCATGGCACAGTTTTAGGTAGTTTTGTCAGGGCTTTTGACCAGTCAGGTCTGGACCAGGATAAGACTGTTGTTATTTCAGGTATTGGCTGTTCTGGTAGAGCTTCCGGATATTTGAATTTTGATACTCTACATGTTACCCATGGCCGGGCTTTAACCTTTGCTACTGGTGTTAAAATGGCCAATCCAGAGCTAAATGTTATTGTTATGACCGGTGATGGCGATGGGGCTGCTATTGGTGGTAATCATTTAATTCATAGTTCAAGGAGAAACATTGATATTACAGTGGTTCTCTTTAATAA
The Halonatronomonas betaini genome window above contains:
- a CDS encoding helix-turn-helix domain-containing protein, with product MVNNFEGRELNIIEEIIFSENQRLSSFNFDDPAYIKDLKLDESQALVIELRDPGSLDSLSAIGREEYLRRWQSELKKKLNQLIPNYIMIAVDIFKLAIFFDHRAVTESDLIKGIEAIDVADNFSEIDLIAGLGQNYKSVEGLSISYQEAVQAIDYARFFAFKVVSYRSIITEKIARSLYNNENERLILSLIRSDNYQQAKNEFFALKDNLYQECWPAEIKLRIYNLMSRIKLEILKGINLEERDKEEPIELSSLLRVLNGKEVDEIIDEFWHWIFQTFKEQLAYPSLREEIQSALDYIRKNYHREISLEEIARQVGLSKYYFSHLFSNEIGENFSTYLSQYRLNRASQLLLENRRENISEIAYQVGFNDPNYFARAFKERFNISPSKYRSSN
- a CDS encoding (2Fe-2S)-binding protein; translation: MRIKDHPVLEFDRGQEIKFTFNGEEIRAYEGETIAAALHAAGVKELSKSLRHDRPRGLFCAIGNCSSCFMEVDGRANVKTCVTEVEEGMEVNTQQGKGELSG
- a CDS encoding 4Fe-4S dicluster domain-containing protein, with the translated sequence MARKGKVKIARPDWCKTCGICIEVCPVEVLELGNTRIQIAHLENCIGCENCELSCPDFVLKVVEDNE
- the pruA gene encoding L-glutamate gamma-semialdehyde dehydrogenase; this encodes MSNRILGLERPDNEPIYNYEPGSKRRKEVKRQLKKMKEEFLEIPVVIGGKEIKTDNTAEIKCPHDHSTVLGQYHKADEELVQQAIENSMEAKAEWASMDWEDRVAIFDRAAALLAGPWRAKINAATMLAQSKNIFQAEIDAACELIDFFRFNNYYLSQIYQDQPASSETEINKMEYRPLEGFVFAVPPFNFTSIGGNLPSAPAVCGNTVLWKPASTAVYSNYLIFKLLEEAGLPAGVINFIPGSGREIGPEVIADSRLAGIHFTGSTATFQYMWEEVGRNIKNYDSYPRIVGETGGKDFVFAHKSADPEALITALVRGAFEYQGQKCSAASRAYIPHELWDEISEDLIQQVEDLKVGPVEDFTNFINAVIDHKAFKDITEYIDHARESADAKILAGGEYDDSNGFYIDPTIVLAEEPDYKTMVEEIFGPVLTIYLYDSEEYEETLKLCDNTSPYGLTGAIFSKDREATVKARETLVQAAGNFYINDKPTGAVVGRQPFGGARASGTNDKAGSKLNLYRWISPRTIKENLVPPKDYSYPFMEDK
- a CDS encoding NAD(P)/FAD-dependent oxidoreductase encodes the protein MKSKADAVIIGGGVIGLAIAYNLAKKGMDDIVVLEREYLGSGATGRCGAGIRQQWGTEMNCRLARKSMDIFENMNELLETKMDIELKQQGYLLLAFSDKEMEQFRKNLELQARENIPSREVTPEEAKEIVPHLNIDDVAGGTFCPTDGHANPFLVVKAYEDAARRLGVEINTFTEAIDITKEAGRITGVQTDKGFIATDKVVNAAGGYSCQIGEMVGLDLPVKPERHEILVTERVEPFQGPMVMSFSYNIYCQQTPGGPFLMGFGDPDEPASFNRKSSWHFLEEMARKTYKLLPPLGELRVVRQWAGLYNITPDRQPIITESKEVPGFYMAIGFSGHGFMIAPMTGILMAEMILGEDLSLDINLDLERFEKGDLILEPSVV
- a CDS encoding heavy metal translocating P-type ATPase gives rise to the protein MILNYRINGYYCSSCMDKVIDSINSLPGVIQAELNFSLDRIKIELKNDKIDNVESFDNQVKDLVDRYEPSATVEKVDDSKSSKNLNKFNENEKWYRDKKIHRLLLGVTFGLFGFLATRNNIDIYNINIGFYLIGYWLAGGSVVKQAARNLVSGKVFDENFLMSIATIGAMLIGEWPEAIAVMAFYKVGAYLQNRAVSSSKSSIRELLELKTDAVKVKTDNGEIIKKSAEEIEPGDRLVIGAGDKIPVDGRIIEGQSALNTSALTGESELRNVGPGDAVQSGMVNSSGSLIVEAEKLYKDSAVARIIKLVEEATGRKSKTEKFITKFARYYTPVVVLLALLVAIVPPLLGVGTFSTWVYRALIFLVISCPCALVISIPLSFFAGIGVSARQGILVQGSNFLEALADIKSVIYDKTGTLTEGKFKLANVELYNDFSEKEVLRAAISAEQYSNHALAEALQNEKERLDRLYDVQETTEFPGKGLEAVIDDQLIWIGSRGWLEEEKGLSFSENDNGGAEVLLAIDEKPAALFNFKDRLKPGIKEIVRNLKAKGLEQAILSGDRQQEVAEVAGQLGISYYSELLPEDKLSILEDIKSGQSKKEKLAYLGDGINDAPALARSDIGIAMGALGTDVAIDSADVVIMDDSLSKLLSAIDIADRTRRLVWQNIIMALGVKVVFMVLGSLGLAGLWAAVFADVGVALLAVFNSLRILWDYRLAE
- a CDS encoding FAD-dependent oxidoreductase, encoding MDRIELAVVGGGPAGLAAANKAAELGLEKIVLFERDNFLGGQLVKQTHQFFGSKDQYAGTRGVDIADELTEKVHSEAGIEVKTGAVVQAYYEDGVIGYLENERFQKVKPEKTIIATGAAEKMLSFPNNDLPGIYGAGAVQTLMNQYGILPGQEILMIGAGNIGLIVTYQLLQAGVKVKAVVEATDRIGGYAVHATKIRRAGIPILTKHTIKEARGDSKVEEAVICQLDENWNIIDGTEEILEVDTICLAVGLTPKVDLALQAGCQMAYVPELGGDVPVRDEDLELTERNIYIAGDAGGIEEATAAILEGELAAVNAVKAIAGKSSKLDAAYADVSEKLADLRRGPVGEEIRSGLKKARGDENAGRDRYSRQRRYSK
- a CDS encoding (2Fe-2S)-binding protein → MDENNIIICRCEDLSLAELRDVIEDGYETIDEIKRVIRLGMGPCRGGTCLQLIDRVLAEYQGTGRDAIQQPTNRPPVEGMKLKEIAGGLDEI
- a CDS encoding ArsR/SmtB family transcription factor — protein: MASDLKEKSESCLTCEVFNPHEMIIELLKKKELDEDVYQRLSDIFKALSDPTRLKIINALRVKELCVCDIQEAVGLSTSAVSHQLRILRNLDLVKYRKEGRQAIYSLADEHVLALFSQGLEHVLESIPEKK
- a CDS encoding 2-oxoacid:acceptor oxidoreductase subunit alpha; the protein is MSKSITLLLQGDEAVVEGGMAAGADFFAGYPITPASEIAEGFAEQLPEKGGKFIQMEDEIAGMGCIVGASLAGAKAITATSGPGFSLKQENLGFAIMVEAPCVVVNVQRVGPSTGLPTSPSQGDIMQAKWGTHGDHPIIALSPSSVSETFDLTVTAFNLAEKYRIPVILLLDEIVGHMREKITIPPADELEIVNRKKPKPEDNDNFYPYEETEDLIPPMPDYGTGFKYHSTGLFHDKTGFPRGKTEDARKLMDRLMGKINNNLDDIIHLEEDLNGDEDVVVLAYGSTVRSAISAVNQVREDGVKAGWVKLKTIWPFADDYVRELAEKVDRIIVPELNMGQLIGEVKRVAAGKAEVTGINRYDGTLITPADVVAEIKGAL
- a CDS encoding 4Fe-4S binding protein encodes the protein MLEETGIPDREDIQNNLPDEERLKEGPVAIFECYQEIPCDPCYYSCPLGAIKEFEDINNLPELDSDKCTGCAQCVANCPGLAIFVIDYTYSEDEGVIRLPYEFSPLPAVDEQVIALDHSGEEVGTGRIVRVVNNENQDKTAIVWLAVDKDKLLTVRHFKRMEESADG